The region GGTTCAGGCCAAGCCCAAAGTCAAAACCCTAAGTCTGAATGACAGCATTGGCAGTTCACCGCAAGTCTGGCAGTTCAGTCTGTCTAAACGTGAAGATGCAATTGCTTTACAGAATGTACTGACCAAGGACCGGATTCTGCATTTACAGGTACTGCGTCAGCCGGGGAGTGAAACTGAGTATGAACTGATGTTGATGTCTTTGCTCAGTGTAGGGAATCTTCGAGTCGATATTATCGATACCGCGCCAAAATCGTTATCCTCTAAACAGGGTTTATTACTCATGGGCAATGCAGAGTGGTTGGCGGGGATGCAAAACTTGCCGAAGAAACGGCTCTATACCGTATCCAATGCAATTGACCAACATGTAACCTTGCCTAAAGGCATTAAATTTTGTGATGTGCCTGCACTGTATACGCATGCCTGGCCTGATGTACTGAATGCTTATCAGCAGGCACCCGTGCAGATGTCCTATCAGCGGCTAATCGCCTTTGGTGGAGATGCCTGGCAGATCAGTCAGCTGTATTTAAATCACCAGAAAGCCGAACAGCTGGAATTTCAGGGGCGTACCGGACATATTCAGGTCAATGCGCAGGGACTGCAACGTATGCCTGCCTGTTTTGAAAATACCACCAAGGGCGTCAAGCTGATTTAACCATTATGCGTATCAGTCAACAATTGGGAAAATGGGCAGAGCAGCAAGCGCTTGCCTTGTTGCAGGGTCATGGTTTTCAGTTAATCCAAGCCAATTATCATAGCCGTTATGGTGAAATTGATCTGATCGTACAACGCGATCAGGAGCTGGTCTTTGTCGAGGTAAAAGCACGGGCAAGTACAGATTATGCCAATGCACTTGAGTCTGTTTCCCCCAGCAAACAGCGAAAAATGATGAAAACTGCCCTATATTTCCTGCAAAATCATGAAGAATTTCAGTATTTTTATTGTCGTTTTGATGTGATTTGTTTTGATTTTAATCAACATTTTGCAAAAACTATACAGCATGATTTTTGCAATTACACTTATGATTCGCAATGGATTGAAAATGCTTTTACTTTTGATCAAGAGTTTATTAATCTTTGAACAACACAGGCTTTCTTTGTGCGGTTTTCTGTACAGAGATTATGGTAATGTTCAAGGATAATAAAAGTTGATCAAGATTGCGCGACAGAATTTATTAAATTGAACAAAGACGCATTAAAAAATAAGGAGTCTTGCTGAGTGGTTAAGCGTATTGCAATAACAATGTTATGTGTCGCAAGTTTATCGGGCTGTGCCAGCTTTATTTCAGGTGGTACTGGCACGGCTCCTGTCGGTACGGAGCAGGGGGCGCGTACCCTTGGACAGGTTTTTATCGATTCTTCGATTGTTCGCACCGCAAAAATTAATCTTTATAAACTGGATTCACGATTCAAACAGTCGCGAGTCAATATTGAAAGTTTCCATGGTCATGTATTGCTCACCGGGCAGGTGCCAGATACGCATCTGAAACAACTGGCTGAAGACAATGTCAAAGCCATGAGTGATGTAAAAGCCGTACATAACTTTATTACTGTCGGTAATCAGATTAGCTATGGCACCATCATGCAGGATACTGCAGTAACTGCAAATACCCGTGGTCTGATCATGAAAGCGCCTGTAGTCGCAGACAGCAAGGTGCATGTGCATACTGAAGATGGTGTGTTATATGTGATGGGCCGTCTGAATAGTGCAGAAATTGCCGACTTAAATCAGGTGCTGGCTCAGGTGGGTAATGTGACCAAGATCGTCACCCTGATTGATAATGTGGAGACACTCAGCAATTCAACGAGCCAAAACTATGCAACAGCCAGTTCGTCGAGTGCCTTGATCCAGACCCCAGTTGCGATTGATCCTGATACAGTTGAACCAACCTATGCACAATAAAGTGCACTCATTTAAAGCCAGGCTGTCGAGTCATCTGAACGTTGCAAGACAAATCTACCGGGATTTTCGTTTATATGATCTCGGCAGCTATGTGCTGAACCGTTTCACGCCCAAAGCGGGTTATAGCGCCGAACGACATCTGGCCTATGGCCTTAAAGCCCGGCAGCGTTTTGACCTGTATCGTAGTGCACAGCCTTTGCCGCATCGCCCCCTGATTGTCTTTGTACATGGTGGGGCCTGGTTACATGGGGATAAGAAAGAATATCAGTTCATTGGTGAGGCTTTTGCCCGTGAAGGCTATGATGTCGTGGTTCCAAATTACCATCTGGCGCCCGAACATATCTTCCCGCAATCTGTGGATGACTTGCATCTACTCCTGGATCATCTGAAAACTGCGGCGGCAAAGCTGCAAATTTCTTCAGAGAATATTATATTGATGGGACATTCTGCCGGTGCGTTTAATGTCATGTCAGCGGTGTATTATCCGCAGCAGCATAAACCAGAACGACTGGCAAATATCCGCGCCATCATTGGTTTGGCGGGACCGTATCATTTTGACTATAAAGATGATCCGATTTGTGCCGATGCCTTTGATCAGGCGGTGCCTTATCAGCAGGTGATGCCACTATACTTTGTACAGCCTCAGCCTTTAAAGCACTATCTGTTTATTGCTGAAAAGGACAATATCGTGGGGCATTTCAACAGCCATGATCTGGATCGAGTATTGAAGCAATATGGTAATCACAGTCACGTGATCAGTATCCCGAAACTCGGTCACATTACCATTGTTGGATCACTCTCAAGCCTGTTTAGCCGGTTCTTTGTGACCAAGTCTAAAGTGCTGTGGGCACTAGAAGATGTATTTAAATAATTCATTTTATTGAATGCAAAAAGCCCGGTTTTAATATCGGGCTTTTTGTTTATCAATTAGCTTAGAGCCAAGCCTGAGTATCATCAGCGACAGGCGTACCTTGCGTGATATGCATAATCATAGAATGTGCAATGCTGCCTTTGAAGGGAATTTCTGGTAATGCATTCAGCTTAAAGAACTGTGCATCACTAATCTCTTCTTCCTGCAGTTTGATCTCGCCAGAAGCGTATTCTGCTTTAAAGGCAATCATCAGATTACTTGGGAAGGGCCAAGGCTGGCTGGCAAGATATTGAATATTTTTAACCTTAATTCCGACTTCTTCTTGCGTTTCCCGACGGACCGCTTCTTCCAGAGTTTCACCAACTTCGACAAAACCGGCTATCAGCCCATACATCTGGCTGTTTTTATTGCGAGCATTTTTAGCCAGTAGAATTTCATCTTCACCACGGGTAATCACTGTAATGACACACGGTTGTACGCGTGGATATTGACGGTAGTGGCAAGCTGGGCAGACCATGGCATATTCTACGGCATGGGCTTCGGTCGGTGTACCACAATGGCTACAGAAACGATGATTGCGACGCCATTCCAGTAGCTGTACAGCACGGCTGGCCTGTTCAAACTGACGAACATTCCAGTATTGCAGTAATTGACGGATCGGAACGAGTTGCAGACCTGGAGGAATTGGTTCATCAGGAAGGAGGTCACGGGCAATCACCTGATCACCCGTACCGAGCTGTATGTCACTTGCGAGTGCTTCTACTTGGGGAAGCTGGAGATTTTCATCGACTAAAAGTTGCTGTTGTTGAAAGATATACGCAAGTGACAATTTAGACATTAGGCTACAGTTTTCAGTTTTTGACTACTGTCCAATGCTACCTTAAACATCGACTGTAATACAGGCTGTTTGCTCTTTAAATTGTCAATGAGCATATCTGCGCTGGCGAGTGGATCGAGCACGCGATTGACATCATCTGCACTCAGTGCAGTAGATGATTCAATACGGCCTTGGATAAAGTCAGCCGTTGTGCTGAGTGCAGCCTGGCCATTTTCAGCATTCAGGAACAGCATTGCACCCGCAATTTCACGGATCTGGTTTGGTAAGCTTTCCAGTGCCTGCAGGTTATGGTCCTGCAAGTAATTGGTCAGGGTGTGGCTTGCAAGTTCGATCAGCGCTTTGGTCTCGCTCAGTAAAGCAGCATGTGCTTCATCCAGACGATCCAGTGAAATATTCATGTTATTGACACGGAGCTGTAAACGGCTAGAGGTGTGATGACGTTCCAGCACCCCAATCGAGTTCATCGCAGACAGAATCACATTCATGAGCCGTTGGGCAAAGCCTTCATCTTTCAGAATTTCAGCCTGGCTGAGTGAAGCAGCCTGACGGGTGAGGTCAATATAAGCTTCATTCAGGTTCAACACCTTGAAGATGTTCGCCAGGCTATTCAGTTGAATCTGCAATTCCTGGGTCTTTTCAGCTGTCATGTTCTGATAGTTATATTCGATGTCATTACGGATCTGAGCCATTTCTGCAGTCACCAGATTACTGATGGTATGCATGGTTTCAAAATCAGGACCATACAAATGACGGCTGAATACCTGTAACTGCGTATCGGTCAGCGAGTCCTCACCGATATTCAGCTTGCTACGGATATGATGGGCAATATCATCTTCCTGGCTGATACATAAGCTCAAGATATTGGCCAAATCAGCAATGTTCGCCTTGAAACGGTCTGGTGCATTGAAATACTGTGCCATATTACGCTCAACACTGATCAGGGTGCGCAGACGTGGTTCGTTGATCAGGATCTCATCGATATGGTTGAATGCCACATAAACCAGATTCCAGTACTGTTTGCTTGGATGCTGCTCAGAAAGGCCAGTCAGATAAGTCCCCACCAGTTTGATCGCTTGTAAGTCCAGATCACTTTCTTCCTGCTTGAGCAGTTTATTCAGCGATAATTTGTACAGGCGATGCACATAAGCAGATTTTTCCAGTCCGGGTGCTTGTGGCAGATCAAAATCAGGCGTGATCAGGTCGAGCAGGGGCTCAATCTGATGGCCTTCAGTGGTCAGTGGCTTGCCCAGAGCAAGTTCCAGCCGGTTTAAAGTATCCAGCAAAAATTGTGGAATTTTGACTTCACGTAAGCAAATGAATTCGATATAGCGCTTCAGCATGGTCGTCCCTTCACTGAGGGCGATCACTTCCGCTGTGTTCACGCTGGCAGGATTCCCCATGATCTTGCGCATAAGCTCAGCAGAATATTGAGCAACTTTGGCCAGGCTTGGCATATCGATCAGTGCAAGAACTTGTGCGCACTGCTCGAACTGGTTGAGCGCATCATCAATCCCAAATGGCAAGGTCTGATCTTCTACCAGTGTGCTGACTGCTGATTCAACCAATTTGATCGAATTATCAACCTCATTTTTTATTATCAGTAAAGCCGTAGGGTCAAAATGTATAGAGGTTTGGTAAGACATTGATCTGCACCTTTCCTGAAGTTTTATCTAATAGTTGAGTCCTGCTGCAATTGGCAGGACATCTTTGTATTTACTATAACTGAACTGTTATTTTTTTTAACATAAATTGTTAACTGAATAATGGATTTTATTTTGCGAAAAGGCAAGGTGCTCCATGTTTTTCTTCATATTGTTTGACCCAGTTCTCATGAGCGCTCAATTCTTCGTCAGACGGTAAAATCACCGGCAAGTCAATTTCAATTTTTACGCTACCTGAACCGGCATTCTGTTCTTCACTCTGAGACAGGGCATCCATATCAAAAGACACCTGACCACCAGTCATCGCCAGGTAAACATCTGACAGGATTTCCGCATCGAGCAAGGCGCCATGGAAGGTACGGTCACGCTGTGGGATTTCATAACGACGCACTAGGGCATCCAGAGAGTTTTTCTGGCCCGGATGACGTGACTTGGCCATTGCCAGTGTATCGGTGACTTCACATACTTCTGACAGGGTCTGGAAACCAGCACGCTTGAACTCCATATCCAGGAAGTTCATATCGAAGGTCGCGTTATGCGCAATGATTTCTGCGCCTTTCAGGTAATCGAACAGAACTTGAGAAATATCCTCAAATAAAGGTTTGTCTTGCAGGAACTCATCGGTAATACCGTGGACATTGACTGAATCGCCGACCGGCTTCTTCGGATTGATATAGATATGAATCGAGCTGCCGGTGAGTTTACGATTCACCATTTCAATGGCACCAACCTCAATAATCCGGTCACCATCCTGATAATAGAAACCGGTGGTTTCAGTATCAAGAATTAGTTGACGAGGACCGTATATATCTAATGTGGCTGGAGTAATCACAATCTGCGGGTGCAGTTGGTTCTCCGCCGGAGCTTGTTCAGTAACGACGGACTCATTGCTTAAATCAGTTTCCATTGTCAGTTCAGTTTCATCTTCCATGAGTTCATCCATTTCTTCAGCTTCAGCCAGTTCCAGGCCAAACGGGTCATCCAGTAACCAGTCCTTTTCAGGCTTTTTTATATCTTGTGTTTTTGTCTCGGTGCTTGCTGCAAAATGAATTGCTGGAACATGACGGGATTTTTCGCCATTTTTTAAGGCGAGATCTGCCCCCAGATTTGCCAGCTGATCGGCCATTTCATTGCCCTCATGACCGGCGTGTCCTTTGATCCAGTGCCAGTCAATGTCACGACCCTGGCATACCGCATCCAGCTGTTTCCATAAGTCCGGGTTTTTGACATCTTTCCAGTTTTTGCGTTTCCAGCCTTCAATCCATTCAGTGATACCTTTTTTGACATAGTTGGAATCGGTCCAGATCACCAGCTTGGCATCTTTCGGGCAGACAGAAATCCCTTCAATGGCAGCCATCAGTTCCATACGGTTATTGGTGGTCTGAAGCTCGCCGCCATAAATTTTATGCTCATCCGAACCATGCTGAATGTAAGCACCCCAACCACCTACAGCGATTTCCTTACCATTGCCGCGGCATGCGCCATCCACATACAGTGTGATTGTTTGAGACATAAACCAAATCCGATCAAAAAAGAACAAGCTGAGCAGGATATTGTATAACGCAAATACGTTTGAATAATCCATATCTCCGCGATTTTTTAATTTCTTGTAACATTTAACGTCAAATCGCGGTAAATTATTAGCTTGTGTCGTCGACATGCTTAATTAAAATGGCATATCTAAAAAATAAATTTTATACAAGTTGTTTGGATTTCTTTATGTATAAGCAAACCGCATTCATGTGGCAGCCATCGTTACCTTCATTCTTAAAAGTCTCAGTTCTCGGCACTGCGCTTGCCTCCTTAGGTTTAACGGGTTGTTCGACGACACAAAGTGCGGCAGGGTCCAAACATAAACAAACAAGTTCTAATTATTTAGGCGCCGACAGTCTGGATAGCCTGGAAGATCTTTTATCTGCAACTGATATGCGTGCGGTAGAAGGCGATCGATTATTGGTGCTGAAACACGGTGACGTGTGGAAACGTATGACTGTCGGTTTCAAGATGAACCTGGATATCTGGAATCCACGTATTGATGCCCAGTGTGGCTGGTTTGCATCACGTCAACCTTATCTGGAGCGTTTAAGTGCACGTGCTTCACGTTATTTATATTATACCGTGAAAGAAGCTGAACGCCGTGGTATGCCGACTGAACTGGCATTGCTTCCAGTCATTGAAAGTTCATACGATCCGGCAGCAACCAGTAGTGCGGCTGCGGCGGGTTTGTGGCAGTTTATTCCAAGTACCGGTCGTATTTATGGTTTAAAACAGACCTCGATGTATGACGGTCGCCGTGATGTGGTTGAATCGACCCGTGCTGCCTATGAGTTTTTAGGCGCACTATATAATCAGTTCGGTTCATGGGAACTGGCTTTAGCAGCTTACAATGCCGGTCCAGGTCGTATCCAGCAGGCGATTAACCGTAATAAGGCAGCCGGTCTGCCAACCGATTACTGGTCACTGAAGTTGCCGCAAGAAACCATGAACTATGTTCCTCGTTTCATGGCAGTGGCGCAGATTGTAAAAAATCCGGCCAAATATGGTGTGAACCTGCCTCCAATTGCTAACCGTCCGCACTTTCGTGAAGTCAGTGTTGGGGCAACCAGTCTAAATGAAATTGCTGCAATTACAGGTTTAAGTCGGGCTGAACTGTATCAATTAAACCCGGGTCATCGTGGCGACCGGATTGATCCGGATAGTCCGCGCCGTATTCTGATTCCAGCTGACCTGAGTCCATCCATTGATGAAAAGCTGAAAAAGCTTCAATCATCTTCAGGCTTATGGGCAAGCACTAACAGTAATTTGCCGAAGAATAATCAGACGATTACGCCAGTAAAAACCACACCACCTGAGCTAAATAGTAAAACAATTACACCAATAAAAACGACACCACCTGCAATCACTGCATCGACGACGACTACCGTTAAACCTGCAACCCCTGTAGCTGCTACTGTAAGCAAAGCGACGCCGATAACGACTACAACTAGTGTGGCTGCTGCAACATCAACAGCTGCAAGTACAACCACACCAAATCTGACTGCCCAAAGCAAGACCCGGGTCAGCACACCAAAAGGTTCTTCAGCTTTGGCTGATTTCGCTGCGAAGAGTGAATTACCGATTCCAAGCGCACCGCGTATTCCAGTTGCAGTGACACCGGTCACACCCGTACAACCGATTCAGGTTGAACCGGCAATTTCTGCAGCCGAACGAGAACAGATTCAAGCGGCAGTTATGGCAGAGGAAATTCCAAAGTCTGTCGATGAAATCCTGAAGCCGGTGGCGACAGCCGCAGAACAGGCAGAAGTGGTAGAAGAGCTGAAAGCACTGGCACCTGCGGGTACCGAAATTGTTGATCCTTATGATGGCAAGATTAAGCTGACAGCGATTCAGACCAGCCTTTCTGTAGCAGAACAGCAGGGTAAAGAACTGACCAAAGGTTTCTCTTATCCAAAAGGCGTAGCGGAAAATACCAAGGCAGATTCAGTCGAAGCTAAATTGAACCAAGGTAAGAACTACGTTAAAACAGATTCGGAAGTTGTGGTTGTTGCACCAAAAGGTAAGCGTAGTACCTATACGGTTTTACCGGGTGACAACCTGGCTTTGATTGCGGCTAAAAATGGGGTGAACTGGCGTGATGTGGCGAAATGGAACCAGATTGATCCAAATGCTACTTTATATGTCGGTACCACCATCTATCTTTATGACGCCAAGCCTGTACAGGAAGCAGCAAAACCTGCTGCAAAACCAGAAAGCTATGTGGTTCAAGCCAATGATTCTCTTACCGGTGTAGCCAACCAGTTTGGTTTAACAGTAAAACAGCTAGCAGACTATAATGGTTTGAGCACGACCAGCGGTTTATTTGTTGGTCAAAAATTATCATTAAAAGAAACCGCTGCTTCTAAAGCAAAAGTTGAAGAAGCGAAAAAAGCGGAAAGCACCAAAGTTCAGACGAAGACTTATATTGTTCAGCGCGGTGAATATCTAAAGCTAATTGCAGACCGTTATGCACTTTCAAATGCGGAACTGGCTGCGTTGACGCCAGGCTTAACGTCAGGCAGCAGTCTGATGGCAGGCCAAAAAATCAATGTGCCTGTAAACGAAGTTGAATCTGCAAGCTCAAGCAAGAAAGTTGAGCAGAAGTTTGAAAATATTAAAGTCGATCAGACTGCCACTGAAAACTATCAGGTAAAACGCGGTGAGACGCTGTATAGCATTGCCAATCAGACCAAACTCAGTGTGGCTGAACTGGCAGCGTTAAATGGCTTTGCGGCCAATGGTGGTTTGCGTATTGGTCAAACGATCAAGATTCCTGCGGGCAGCACTGTGCCAGAGAATTATACTGTGCAGTCGGGTGATACCCTGACAGGGATCGCAGCCAAATATAACCTGAGCATGGATCATCTGGCGAACCTGAATGGTTTGTCCCGTAATGCGGGTCTGAGAGTAGGACAACGTCTGAAATTGACCGGAGACGCGGAAGCAGTTCGTGAAACTGTGACTGAACAGGCGGTGAAAGGTGTGAAGCCAGACAGCCATGTAGTGAAATCAGGTGAAACCCTCAGTTCAATTGCGCGCAAGTACAAGTTACAGCTGAAATATCTGGCTGAACTGAATGATTTGTCTGTATCGAGTCCATTACGTGTTGGACAGCGTCTGAAGATTGATGGTGATCTGCCAGAAAGTAAAAAGGTCGATGGGATCAAAGCAGTAAGCACGACTGTTTTATCTAAAGCGACAGAAAGCTATACCGTAAAGT is a window of Acinetobacter sp. ASP199 DNA encoding:
- a CDS encoding penicillin-binding protein activator, which encodes MWNQQNYKKRKNIKKILALSLLGCMSSVQAEILVILPESGPLARAASNIKQGFMSAYLASGQKVPIKWVNSEQKKMSQLLKQHVNKKTQLIVGPLARQDIEALVQAKPKVKTLSLNDSIGSSPQVWQFSLSKREDAIALQNVLTKDRILHLQVLRQPGSETEYELMLMSLLSVGNLRVDIIDTAPKSLSSKQGLLLMGNAEWLAGMQNLPKKRLYTVSNAIDQHVTLPKGIKFCDVPALYTHAWPDVLNAYQQAPVQMSYQRLIAFGGDAWQISQLYLNHQKAEQLEFQGRTGHIQVNAQGLQRMPACFENTTKGVKLI
- a CDS encoding LysM peptidoglycan-binding domain-containing protein is translated as MYKQTAFMWQPSLPSFLKVSVLGTALASLGLTGCSTTQSAAGSKHKQTSSNYLGADSLDSLEDLLSATDMRAVEGDRLLVLKHGDVWKRMTVGFKMNLDIWNPRIDAQCGWFASRQPYLERLSARASRYLYYTVKEAERRGMPTELALLPVIESSYDPAATSSAAAAGLWQFIPSTGRIYGLKQTSMYDGRRDVVESTRAAYEFLGALYNQFGSWELALAAYNAGPGRIQQAINRNKAAGLPTDYWSLKLPQETMNYVPRFMAVAQIVKNPAKYGVNLPPIANRPHFREVSVGATSLNEIAAITGLSRAELYQLNPGHRGDRIDPDSPRRILIPADLSPSIDEKLKKLQSSSGLWASTNSNLPKNNQTITPVKTTPPELNSKTITPIKTTPPAITASTTTTVKPATPVAATVSKATPITTTTSVAAATSTAASTTTPNLTAQSKTRVSTPKGSSALADFAAKSELPIPSAPRIPVAVTPVTPVQPIQVEPAISAAEREQIQAAVMAEEIPKSVDEILKPVATAAEQAEVVEELKALAPAGTEIVDPYDGKIKLTAIQTSLSVAEQQGKELTKGFSYPKGVAENTKADSVEAKLNQGKNYVKTDSEVVVVAPKGKRSTYTVLPGDNLALIAAKNGVNWRDVAKWNQIDPNATLYVGTTIYLYDAKPVQEAAKPAAKPESYVVQANDSLTGVANQFGLTVKQLADYNGLSTTSGLFVGQKLSLKETAASKAKVEEAKKAESTKVQTKTYIVQRGEYLKLIADRYALSNAELAALTPGLTSGSSLMAGQKINVPVNEVESASSSKKVEQKFENIKVDQTATENYQVKRGETLYSIANQTKLSVAELAALNGFAANGGLRIGQTIKIPAGSTVPENYTVQSGDTLTGIAAKYNLSMDHLANLNGLSRNAGLRVGQRLKLTGDAEAVRETVTEQAVKGVKPDSHVVKSGETLSSIARKYKLQLKYLAELNDLSVSSPLRVGQRLKIDGDLPESKKVDGIKAVSTTVLSKATESYTVKSGESLNAIASRLGITTTELASLNNLRANAGLRVGQSLQVPKRITEYKIMRGDTLIGLASRYGMDSSTLAEMNDLKPNTQLRIGDVIKVPNL
- a CDS encoding YraN family protein; translated protein: MRISQQLGKWAEQQALALLQGHGFQLIQANYHSRYGEIDLIVQRDQELVFVEVKARASTDYANALESVSPSKQRKMMKTALYFLQNHEEFQYFYCRFDVICFDFNQHFAKTIQHDFCNYTYDSQWIENAFTFDQEFINL
- the nudC gene encoding NAD(+) diphosphatase produces the protein MSKLSLAYIFQQQQLLVDENLQLPQVEALASDIQLGTGDQVIARDLLPDEPIPPGLQLVPIRQLLQYWNVRQFEQASRAVQLLEWRRNHRFCSHCGTPTEAHAVEYAMVCPACHYRQYPRVQPCVITVITRGEDEILLAKNARNKNSQMYGLIAGFVEVGETLEEAVRRETQEEVGIKVKNIQYLASQPWPFPSNLMIAFKAEYASGEIKLQEEEISDAQFFKLNALPEIPFKGSIAHSMIMHITQGTPVADDTQAWL
- a CDS encoding chemotaxis protein: MSYQTSIHFDPTALLIIKNEVDNSIKLVESAVSTLVEDQTLPFGIDDALNQFEQCAQVLALIDMPSLAKVAQYSAELMRKIMGNPASVNTAEVIALSEGTTMLKRYIEFICLREVKIPQFLLDTLNRLELALGKPLTTEGHQIEPLLDLITPDFDLPQAPGLEKSAYVHRLYKLSLNKLLKQEESDLDLQAIKLVGTYLTGLSEQHPSKQYWNLVYVAFNHIDEILINEPRLRTLISVERNMAQYFNAPDRFKANIADLANILSLCISQEDDIAHHIRSKLNIGEDSLTDTQLQVFSRHLYGPDFETMHTISNLVTAEMAQIRNDIEYNYQNMTAEKTQELQIQLNSLANIFKVLNLNEAYIDLTRQAASLSQAEILKDEGFAQRLMNVILSAMNSIGVLERHHTSSRLQLRVNNMNISLDRLDEAHAALLSETKALIELASHTLTNYLQDHNLQALESLPNQIREIAGAMLFLNAENGQAALSTTADFIQGRIESSTALSADDVNRVLDPLASADMLIDNLKSKQPVLQSMFKVALDSSQKLKTVA
- a CDS encoding BON domain-containing protein gives rise to the protein MVKRIAITMLCVASLSGCASFISGGTGTAPVGTEQGARTLGQVFIDSSIVRTAKINLYKLDSRFKQSRVNIESFHGHVLLTGQVPDTHLKQLAEDNVKAMSDVKAVHNFITVGNQISYGTIMQDTAVTANTRGLIMKAPVVADSKVHVHTEDGVLYVMGRLNSAEIADLNQVLAQVGNVTKIVTLIDNVETLSNSTSQNYATASSSSALIQTPVAIDPDTVEPTYAQ
- the dnaQ gene encoding DNA polymerase III subunit epsilon, translating into MSQTITLYVDGACRGNGKEIAVGGWGAYIQHGSDEHKIYGGELQTTNNRMELMAAIEGISVCPKDAKLVIWTDSNYVKKGITEWIEGWKRKNWKDVKNPDLWKQLDAVCQGRDIDWHWIKGHAGHEGNEMADQLANLGADLALKNGEKSRHVPAIHFAASTETKTQDIKKPEKDWLLDDPFGLELAEAEEMDELMEDETELTMETDLSNESVVTEQAPAENQLHPQIVITPATLDIYGPRQLILDTETTGFYYQDGDRIIEVGAIEMVNRKLTGSSIHIYINPKKPVGDSVNVHGITDEFLQDKPLFEDISQVLFDYLKGAEIIAHNATFDMNFLDMEFKRAGFQTLSEVCEVTDTLAMAKSRHPGQKNSLDALVRRYEIPQRDRTFHGALLDAEILSDVYLAMTGGQVSFDMDALSQSEEQNAGSGSVKIEIDLPVILPSDEELSAHENWVKQYEEKHGAPCLFAK
- a CDS encoding alpha/beta hydrolase, producing the protein MHNKVHSFKARLSSHLNVARQIYRDFRLYDLGSYVLNRFTPKAGYSAERHLAYGLKARQRFDLYRSAQPLPHRPLIVFVHGGAWLHGDKKEYQFIGEAFAREGYDVVVPNYHLAPEHIFPQSVDDLHLLLDHLKTAAAKLQISSENIILMGHSAGAFNVMSAVYYPQQHKPERLANIRAIIGLAGPYHFDYKDDPICADAFDQAVPYQQVMPLYFVQPQPLKHYLFIAEKDNIVGHFNSHDLDRVLKQYGNHSHVISIPKLGHITIVGSLSSLFSRFFVTKSKVLWALEDVFK